The genomic DNA GGAAACGGTGGAAGCTTCACGTCAAGAGCAGTCGTATCAATTGTCCGGTTTTGATTGCGCCCACCTTCTCCGTCACCTTACCCCGAAGCAGATGGTCACCTTCGTTCTGAAAGAAGCATTTCAGTTCCGCATTGCAGAGATTGCTTCCATATTGAACATGAGTGAAACCGGGATCAAGGCGCTATTGAGTCGTGCAAGGAACAGACTGAAAAATCTGCAGGATGAGCCTGGCATGGAGGAACCTTCCGACATTCAAAAACAACTGGATGCCATCCTGCTCCGTACCCTTCGTGCACAGGATCCTGCCCTTCTTCTTCAGTTTATCCCGACGCTGTTAGCCCGTCAGTCGACGGTAAGCGGTGAACGTCTGCATGTCCACTCCTCCTTCTTCCTCTCCAACGCAGCATAATGGAGGAGGATACAAGATGAATGCCATACCGTATGTGATTGAACAATCGAGTAACGGGGAGCGCTCCTACGATATCTATTCAAGACTGCTGAAGGACCGGATCATCATGGTAAGCGATGAAATCAACGATGCCATGGCCAACAGTATCGTCGCCCAGCTCCTGTTCCTGGCGGCAGATGCGCCTGACAAAGATATCTCCCTTTACATCAATAGTCCCGGTGGTTCGACTTCCGCCGGTTTTGCCATTTTCGATACGATGGAGTATATTACTCCGGAGGTGAGGACGATCTGTACAGGGATGGCCGCGTCCTTCGGTGCCATGCTCCTCCTTGCCGGCACCAAGGGGAAGCGGATGGCCCTTCCGAATAGTGAAATCATGATTCACCAGCCTCTCGGGGGGGCACGTGGGCAGGCGACTGACCTCGAGATCTCCGCGAAACGGATCGTCAAACTTCGTAAGCATCTCAATGAAATCATCGCGGAAAGGACGGGAAAGCCCCTGGAACAAGTCGAAGTCGATACCGACCGGGATTACTTCATGACGGCGGAGGAAGCGCTGGAATACGGGATCATTGATCATATCGTCAAAAAATAAGAGTGGGGCCCTTCTGGTATCAGAAGGGTTTTTGAATTGAAGGAGGTTTGCTTTCATTCTCTGGTTCCATCCTTTATGATGAGGGAAAATAGAGAAAAAGAGGGTTTATAGTATGAAGAAAATCCATAGTGATATCATCCAGTTCAGGGGTACTCACTTCGAATTCGGGAAGATGCAGGGAGATAAGTTGAAGGGTTCCTTGACGGTACGGAACAGAGAGAATCAATGGAAAGTGAGAAGACCGAGATTTGACATTGATCAGGAAGAAGCGGAGACGGCCATCAAGCGGTTCGCCCCCTATGTGTGGGAAGAAATTCTAGGCCTTCAGGAAGCCCTTGGGTGGCCGATGGAATCGGTGCTGAGGGAATTCGGCGGGTATCGGGTCCCCTATGGAAAATCAGGCTGCTCCATCATGACTGGAAACGGCTATCTCATACGGAACTATGACTATCACCCAAAAACCTACGAAGGCCGGTATATGCTCTTCCAGCCTGCTGATGGGGGATATGCCATGATTGGTCCGAGCCAGCGTACGACGGGCCGTATGGATGGCATGAATGAACACGGGCTGGCCATCGGCTATAATTTCATGCACCGCAAGAACCCGGGGCCGGGTTTCATCTGCTGCATGATTGGACGTCTGTTGCTTGAGTCATGCAGGAATGTGCCAGAAGCAGTCGACATGTTGAAGGAAATCCCCCATCGCAATTCCTTCAGCTATGTGCTCCATGATGCAGAGGGGAGGACGAAGATCGTGGAGGCCTCTCCACGTGGAATCGAGGTAAGGGAAGATCACGCGTGCACGAATCACTTCGACATCCAAGTAGGGGAGAATCGAAATCATCTTGGAGATTCCATGAGGAGGCTTTCCATCCTGAAAGAGCACCCGGGACTGGAAGCCGGGGAAGCCTTCAGGCTAATGAATGACCGTGATAAAGGAGTCTTCTCCGAGCTTTATGGAAGCTGGGCGGGGACCATCCATACATCCGCCTATTTCCCTAAAGAAGGAAAAGCATGGTTCGCCCTCGGCGGAGATCGAGAACCGGTTGAATTCGATTTTACCGAATGGCTACATGGAAAAGAGATCGGGAAAGAGAGAATCGAAGGGGAAGTGGACACAGATATTCCGTTCCTTCATATAGATGAAGGGGCGGATTGGTTTAAACGATGAAGAGCAAAGCCCGCCTGGGTATTTAGGCGGGCTTTTTCCATCATATTGCCTTTTGTATAAAACTCCTTAGAAGGAGGAAAATTCAAAAAAATACGTCCGTAAGACCTATTTTCATTTTCTGATATTACCTTTTCTTTAGTTCCTTTTAACAAATTTACGGAATTTAGCAAGAGTGACAAAATAGGCACATAGCTTTTAAATCCCTTCTCAGTATAATATAACTAGGAACAACTCGGAGGGATGCAGATGGAGCACAAAAAAAGAACTTGGCTTGGCAGGATGCGGAAGGTTAAGGGCTTAAGCCAGGATGAAGTCGCCAAACTCGTACATATTGACAGATCTTATTATTCGAAGATCGAGAATGGCTTGAGAGCTCCCAGTGAAAAGCTAGCAGAGGACCTCGCCGACCTGCTTGGATTCCACTATTCTGTATTCGGTATGGAAAAGAGTCCGTTCTTTTTTGCTTTGAGGCATTCGAAAGTGGTATTGGCACATTTCGACCTGAATCTGCGCTACACGTGGCTCTTTAATCCTCACGCAGATTTTGATCCTGTCCTTGCGGTCGGAAGGACCGACGTGGAGATGGATAAAGGCAGCGGGTCTGAACAGCTGATGCAAATGAAGCAGGAAGTGATCAGCTGCCGCATGACCATGAGTAAGAAGATCACCTTTACCCTTTCCGATGGTGACGCGTCCTATGATGTGACCTGTCATCCATTATTCAACGCCAGGGGAGTCCTGATCGGAGGGAGCACGGCAGCCATTCGATTACCGGTGTGCATTTTGCCGAAGGTTCATTCATGACAGAAGATCAGGATGGGGGGATACGATGTATCCGGAAGCCTTGACATTACTATTGCTGGATTTTCTATTTATCATTACCGGATTGCTCTTCTTTGCACTGTATTATGACTTAAAGAAGAAATTCCCCTCGAAGGTCTGTGCCCTCATGGTAGCGATTCCTGTTATCCTCTTATGCATGCTGTTCAGCTATGAGATCACTGAAGGCGTTTATGCAGATTTGAGGAGGATCCCCTTCTTCTTGGCAAGCCTTTACTTCGGTCCCCTCGTTTCGATTATCCTGGTCGCGGTCATCGTCGTGTTCCGATTCATTCTCATCGGTCCTGAACTGATCCATCTGGTGATCTTCAATTATCTTTTGGCGTTTCTGGTCATTGTCCCAATCAGTAAGAGGTTCTCTTACTATTCATTGAAGTGGAAACTGGGAATCATGATCATCCTGTGTACATATATGTCACTATTCAATCTATCTTTCGGCGAGCTGTATGATCCGAAGACAAAAGCCGAGGAATACATGCTCCTGCTGATTGTTCCTGTTGCAGCGTCTGTCATTGCTATTCTTTGTGCCGAGATGATCCGTAATCTCATCACCTTGAAGCGAAAGGAACAGAAACTCGAGAAGCTGAACATGGTGGGGCAGCTGGCAGCGAGTATTTCCCATGAGGTCCGGAATCCCCTGACTTCTTCTAAAGGATTCCTTCAACTGATCAGGGAAGAGAAGGATGTGGAGCTGCAGCGGCAGTTCATCGAGCTGTCCCTGGTGGGCATTGAACAGGCAACAGGTGTGATCGAAGACTATCTGACGTTCACGGATGCTGTACCGGATGAGGCTATACTGATCGATGTCCGTTTGGCCATCACGGAAGTAGCAAACGAATTGGAGTCTTTTTCGTCGGAGCGGAAAATAAGGGTGTACCTTGAGCTGGAGGAAGGGGTATTCATACGAGGGCAACGCCGCAGCTTCAGTCAGTGCATGATGAATATGATGCGGAATTCCATCGATTCCATGCCTGCCGGAGGTAAACTGACGGTAAAGGTGGAAAAGAAGGAGAAAGTACTCATTTCGATCTGCGACACGGGAGTGGGCATGACGAAGGATCAAATCAGACGATTCGGGGAACCCTTTTTCACCATCAAAGATGAGTCGACGGGCCTCGGGGTCATGGCGGCCCATATTATCGTCCAAGCCATGAAAGGGAATATCACCGTGAAAAGCGAACCAAACAAAGGAACGACCATTTATATCGAATTGAATCCTGGAATTGCATGAAGAAAGCCGGCGGATGCCGGCTTTTATTCATTCACTCTATACAAATTTCACGATATCATCAAACGGACGGCGGGTTTTTTCTGCCGGATCCTTCACGCGATATCCGAATGCCACCATGACAGAGATGCTGAAGCTGCCATCTTCAAGAAGTCCTTCTTCCTCAAGGAGCTTGTTCATCTTTTCGATGTGGAAGCCTTCAATCGGACAGGAATCCACTCCGATTTCGGCTGCAGCCGTCATCATATTGCCTAGTGCGAGATAGGTTTGTTTGCCTGCCCAGTCGTAAAGCGGGCGGTCACCACCAAGAAGGTTGAAGTCTTCTTTCTGGAATTCTTCGATTCTGCTCAAGTATTTTTGAAGATGCTCATCGGGCATATGTTTCACTTCTTTGAAGTGCTGCTGAAGATAGTCCGCATCGTAGCGTGTA from Rossellomorea marisflavi includes the following:
- a CDS encoding NAD(P)H-dependent oxidoreductase, which encodes MQNKEQRKQEILAAHLDRHATKEFDPEKKVSDDDFRFIMEVGRLSPSSFGFEPWRFLVIQSEELRQKIKDAAWGAYGKLPEASHFVILLARTKKDTRYDADYLQQHFKEVKHMPDEHLQKYLSRIEEFQKEDFNLLGGDRPLYDWAGKQTYLALGNMMTAAAEIGVDSCPIEGFHIEKMNKLLEEEGLLEDGSFSISVMVAFGYRVKDPAEKTRRPFDDIVKFV
- a CDS encoding ATP-binding protein, with product MTLLLLDFLFIITGLLFFALYYDLKKKFPSKVCALMVAIPVILLCMLFSYEITEGVYADLRRIPFFLASLYFGPLVSIILVAVIVVFRFILIGPELIHLVIFNYLLAFLVIVPISKRFSYYSLKWKLGIMIILCTYMSLFNLSFGELYDPKTKAEEYMLLLIVPVAASVIAILCAEMIRNLITLKRKEQKLEKLNMVGQLAASISHEVRNPLTSSKGFLQLIREEKDVELQRQFIELSLVGIEQATGVIEDYLTFTDAVPDEAILIDVRLAITEVANELESFSSERKIRVYLELEEGVFIRGQRRSFSQCMMNMMRNSIDSMPAGGKLTVKVEKKEKVLISICDTGVGMTKDQIRRFGEPFFTIKDESTGLGVMAAHIIVQAMKGNITVKSEPNKGTTIYIELNPGIA
- the clpP gene encoding ATP-dependent Clp endopeptidase proteolytic subunit ClpP, translating into MNAIPYVIEQSSNGERSYDIYSRLLKDRIIMVSDEINDAMANSIVAQLLFLAADAPDKDISLYINSPGGSTSAGFAIFDTMEYITPEVRTICTGMAASFGAMLLLAGTKGKRMALPNSEIMIHQPLGGARGQATDLEISAKRIVKLRKHLNEIIAERTGKPLEQVEVDTDRDYFMTAEEALEYGIIDHIVKK
- a CDS encoding helix-turn-helix transcriptional regulator; the encoded protein is MEHKKRTWLGRMRKVKGLSQDEVAKLVHIDRSYYSKIENGLRAPSEKLAEDLADLLGFHYSVFGMEKSPFFFALRHSKVVLAHFDLNLRYTWLFNPHADFDPVLAVGRTDVEMDKGSGSEQLMQMKQEVISCRMTMSKKITFTLSDGDASYDVTCHPLFNARGVLIGGSTAAIRLPVCILPKVHS
- a CDS encoding C45 family autoproteolytic acyltransferase/hydolase; protein product: MKKIHSDIIQFRGTHFEFGKMQGDKLKGSLTVRNRENQWKVRRPRFDIDQEEAETAIKRFAPYVWEEILGLQEALGWPMESVLREFGGYRVPYGKSGCSIMTGNGYLIRNYDYHPKTYEGRYMLFQPADGGYAMIGPSQRTTGRMDGMNEHGLAIGYNFMHRKNPGPGFICCMIGRLLLESCRNVPEAVDMLKEIPHRNSFSYVLHDAEGRTKIVEASPRGIEVREDHACTNHFDIQVGENRNHLGDSMRRLSILKEHPGLEAGEAFRLMNDRDKGVFSELYGSWAGTIHTSAYFPKEGKAWFALGGDREPVEFDFTEWLHGKEIGKERIEGEVDTDIPFLHIDEGADWFKR
- a CDS encoding sigma factor-like helix-turn-helix DNA-binding protein, with translation MQPVEKSPHPGGMKEQRDSLLRYCRFLTKNQWDADEIAQESLARALEHYRHEEWTQALLKRIAYSVWIDVTRKRRWETVEASRQEQSYQLSGFDCAHLLRHLTPKQMVTFVLKEAFQFRIAEIASILNMSETGIKALLSRARNRLKNLQDEPGMEEPSDIQKQLDAILLRTLRAQDPALLLQFIPTLLARQSTVSGERLHVHSSFFLSNAA